From Caldicellulosiruptor hydrothermalis 108, a single genomic window includes:
- a CDS encoding ABC transporter permease gives MNVNLKHVWIVLKKELKDAFRDRKSLFVGIIMPMLFIPVIFIIASVAAKSAYEVKPEKTPICVVGKEYSKTVVNMIEKSEFQIVASSDPKKELLDGKIKAILIIPKDFEKLILQEKQTSIQILTNDADMKSSNVGSMLSEMINNFSREVVKQRLVQKNLDPSIIEPIVIKKENVAPPKKQSATFLAFLIPMFLTLWAALGGMNAAIDITAGEKERGTLEPLLTTAATRTSLVTGKYLAVSVMALLAGLSSLIGIVVSFAALPSVLGENFKNSPFAGYSVSPVTVLIMLLVVVLTAIIFAAIEVAIAAYARSFKEGQTYLSPVSIIVVIPPYLTMYKMPNELTDTYFVLPLVNAISILKELIYDIVNLQHLGLFVISSLVYIVISIKFAARMFENEKVLFRN, from the coding sequence ATGAATGTGAATTTAAAGCATGTGTGGATAGTTCTCAAAAAAGAACTCAAAGATGCGTTCAGAGACAGAAAATCGCTTTTCGTTGGTATAATCATGCCAATGCTCTTTATTCCTGTGATTTTTATAATAGCATCGGTTGCTGCAAAGTCTGCATATGAGGTAAAACCAGAAAAGACTCCAATCTGTGTGGTTGGAAAAGAGTATTCAAAAACAGTTGTGAATATGATTGAAAAATCCGAATTTCAAATTGTGGCTTCATCAGACCCCAAAAAAGAGCTGCTGGATGGGAAAATAAAAGCTATTTTGATAATTCCAAAGGATTTTGAAAAGTTAATTCTTCAGGAAAAACAGACAAGCATTCAGATTTTGACAAATGATGCAGACATGAAATCTTCAAATGTGGGAAGCATGCTCAGTGAAATGATAAATAATTTTTCCAGAGAGGTTGTAAAACAAAGACTTGTGCAGAAGAACTTGGACCCTTCAATAATAGAACCAATTGTCATAAAGAAGGAAAATGTTGCACCACCAAAGAAACAGTCAGCAACATTCTTGGCATTTTTGATTCCAATGTTTTTGACGCTGTGGGCGGCACTTGGTGGAATGAATGCTGCAATTGACATAACAGCAGGCGAAAAGGAAAGAGGGACGCTCGAGCCTCTTTTGACAACAGCTGCAACAAGGACATCACTTGTAACTGGAAAGTACTTAGCGGTGAGTGTCATGGCGCTTTTAGCAGGGCTTTCATCTTTGATTGGAATTGTTGTATCCTTTGCAGCTCTTCCTTCTGTGCTTGGTGAGAACTTCAAAAATAGTCCTTTTGCAGGTTATTCAGTATCACCTGTGACAGTTTTGATTATGCTTTTGGTTGTTGTTCTGACAGCAATCATTTTTGCTGCAATTGAAGTTGCCATAGCTGCCTATGCAAGGTCGTTCAAGGAAGGGCAGACTTATCTTTCCCCTGTGAGCATAATTGTGGTCATCCCACCTTACCTTACAATGTACAAAATGCCAAACGAACTGACAGATACTTACTTTGTTCTGCCGCTTGTAAATGCTATATCTATTTTGAAAGAGCTTATCTATGACATTGTTAACCTTCAGCACCTTGGGCTTTTTGTGATTTCTTCTTTAGTGTACATCGTGATCTCAATAAAGTTTGCTGCAAGAATGTTTGAAAATGAGAAGGTGCTGTTTAGGAATTAG
- a CDS encoding class II fructose-bisphosphate aldolase has product MLVNLNEVLSYTKVKKFGVGMFNGLSADFYEGLIDAAEQLRCPIIIGVADRFVDRLDFEMIAEVMIFLAKRASVPVCVHLDHAKSLKNIMRAIKAGFTSVMFDGSSLPFEENIKRTKEIVEIAHSVGVSVEGELGVVGRGDFDFKNPEFYTKPDEAEEFAQKTQVDALAVSIGTVHGVYKGEPKLDFERLSEIRKRVDCYLVLHGGSGLSDEDFKKCIEYGINKVNIFTDLTLAINAQLPEFIKQTEDLTPAIFEKIREIVKQEAIKKLKIFGSYNII; this is encoded by the coding sequence TTGCTTGTAAATTTGAATGAGGTATTAAGCTATACAAAAGTAAAAAAGTTTGGTGTGGGGATGTTCAACGGGCTTTCTGCCGACTTTTATGAGGGACTGATTGATGCTGCAGAGCAGCTCAGATGCCCAATTATCATCGGTGTTGCTGACAGGTTTGTTGACAGGCTTGATTTTGAGATGATTGCAGAGGTCATGATTTTCCTTGCGAAAAGGGCATCTGTTCCAGTGTGTGTTCATCTTGACCATGCAAAGAGTCTGAAAAATATCATGAGAGCAATAAAGGCTGGGTTTACATCTGTCATGTTCGATGGGTCAAGCTTGCCATTTGAAGAGAATATAAAGAGAACCAAGGAAATTGTTGAGATAGCGCATTCTGTTGGTGTGAGCGTTGAAGGTGAGCTTGGAGTTGTGGGAAGAGGAGATTTTGACTTTAAAAATCCAGAATTTTATACAAAGCCTGATGAAGCTGAGGAATTTGCACAAAAGACACAGGTTGATGCTTTAGCTGTTTCGATCGGTACAGTTCATGGTGTTTACAAAGGCGAACCAAAACTTGATTTTGAAAGGCTTTCTGAAATCAGAAAAAGGGTTGATTGTTATTTAGTTTTGCATGGTGGGTCTGGTCTTTCTGATGAGGATTTTAAAAAGTGTATAGAATATGGCATAAACAAGGTAAACATATTTACAGACCTGACACTTGCTATAAATGCTCAGCTTCCAGAGTTTATAAAGCAAACAGAAGATTTGACCCCAGCAATATTTGAAAAAATAAGAGAGATTGTAAAACAAGAGGCTATAAAAAAGCTTAAAATCTTTGGCAGTTACAACATTATATAG
- the xylB gene encoding xylulokinase, with the protein MEKILTIDIGTTACKVIVFDLQGNILAKANREYPTYTPQIEWAEQDPLDWWNEVVEGIKEVAQAAGADGIVAIGLSSQRETVVPIDKEGNVLSRAISWMDRRSRLEAEEISHQFGKDTIHKITGLIPDSTFTATKLLWLKKHQPEILQKAYIFLQPKEFIGYMLTGEAATDHSLASRTMMFDVNKRQWWEDIFEFVGVKTSQFPRLCYADEVIGYLKEDVAKILGLKSGIPVVSGGGDRPLEALGAGIVGSRVMESTGTATNVSMSSNKVPESLDPRVVCSCHVIRDHYLIEQGINTSGTILRWIRDNFYRGEKEKGENVYELIDSEAESSSPGANGVVLLPFFMGSRATRWNPDAKGVLFGLTLTHSRADIARAVLEGISYEIRACIEILESMGLKAESIVSMGGGAKSRVWSKIKADILGKNVVVEKVQEAASKGAMLLASYAIGARESLIEEKREVLFEYQPDSKNHEIYNRVYEIYNQLYNSVSPLYPKLSQY; encoded by the coding sequence ATGGAAAAGATTCTTACCATAGACATTGGAACAACTGCCTGCAAGGTAATAGTGTTTGACCTGCAGGGGAACATCTTGGCAAAAGCAAACAGGGAGTATCCCACATATACACCTCAGATTGAGTGGGCAGAACAAGACCCTCTTGACTGGTGGAATGAAGTAGTAGAAGGTATCAAGGAAGTAGCACAGGCAGCAGGGGCAGATGGTATTGTAGCAATTGGACTTTCATCTCAAAGAGAGACAGTTGTTCCAATTGACAAGGAAGGAAATGTTCTATCAAGAGCTATTTCGTGGATGGACAGGCGTTCACGGCTTGAAGCCGAAGAAATTTCACATCAGTTTGGGAAAGATACGATACATAAAATCACAGGTTTGATTCCAGACTCTACATTTACTGCAACAAAGCTTTTGTGGCTAAAAAAACATCAGCCAGAGATTTTGCAAAAAGCTTATATTTTTCTGCAGCCCAAAGAGTTTATTGGGTACATGCTCACAGGCGAGGCTGCAACAGACCATTCATTGGCAAGCAGAACAATGATGTTTGACGTAAACAAAAGACAGTGGTGGGAAGATATATTTGAGTTTGTGGGGGTCAAAACCTCTCAGTTTCCAAGACTTTGTTATGCAGATGAAGTCATAGGGTATTTGAAAGAAGATGTTGCAAAAATTCTGGGTCTTAAAAGCGGAATACCAGTTGTAAGCGGTGGTGGAGACAGGCCTTTGGAGGCATTAGGAGCGGGGATTGTAGGAAGCCGTGTTATGGAGTCAACAGGGACTGCCACAAATGTTTCGATGTCATCTAATAAAGTGCCAGAAAGTCTTGACCCGAGAGTTGTGTGTTCCTGCCATGTGATAAGAGACCACTACTTGATTGAGCAGGGGATAAACACAAGCGGTACAATTTTAAGATGGATAAGAGACAACTTTTACAGGGGCGAGAAGGAAAAAGGCGAGAACGTTTATGAGCTGATTGATAGTGAAGCTGAAAGTTCAAGCCCTGGTGCAAATGGTGTTGTGCTTTTACCGTTTTTCATGGGCAGCCGAGCGACAAGATGGAACCCTGATGCAAAAGGAGTTCTGTTTGGGCTGACGCTGACACATTCAAGAGCTGACATTGCAAGAGCTGTGCTTGAAGGAATTTCGTATGAAATAAGAGCGTGCATTGAGATTTTAGAGTCTATGGGGCTTAAAGCTGAGAGTATAGTTTCTATGGGGGGTGGCGCAAAGAGCAGAGTATGGAGCAAAATTAAAGCTGATATTTTGGGGAAGAATGTTGTTGTTGAAAAGGTACAGGAGGCGGCATCAAAAGGAGCAATGCTTCTTGCTTCATACGCAATTGGTGCAAGGGAAAGCTTAATTGAGGAAAAAAGAGAAGTGCTTTTTGAGTACCAGCCAGACAGCAAAAACCATGAGATTTACAACAGAGTGTATGAAATATACAACCAGCTTTACAACTCAGTTTCTCCCCTTTATCCAAAGCTTTCTCAATATTGA
- a CDS encoding DeoR/GlpR family DNA-binding transcription regulator, with the protein MLSATRRQKIKEILMEKKSVTVTELCNIFNVSDETIRRDLKKLEQEGIIEKNYGGAILKEGVSIVPPISQRSKEFIQEKERIALEAINRIKEGMVVILDTGTTTQQIARKLKSFQHITVITNGINIVNELITNNSINLFLVGGKVKNSNFSTVGPEAQKAFLQFSADIAFIGTSGISLEKGLTTSDVFEAEVKRAMIDSSKEVIVVADSSKFKKNAMVSFATLSKVSEIITAGEISSELVENFRQKGVKITVV; encoded by the coding sequence ATGCTTTCGGCAACGCGCAGGCAAAAAATTAAAGAGATATTGATGGAGAAAAAGAGTGTGACTGTCACAGAGCTTTGCAACATTTTCAACGTATCTGACGAGACAATAAGAAGAGATTTGAAAAAACTTGAGCAGGAAGGGATAATCGAAAAAAATTATGGTGGAGCTATTTTAAAAGAAGGGGTATCAATAGTTCCACCTATTTCCCAGCGCTCAAAAGAGTTTATCCAAGAAAAAGAAAGGATTGCGCTTGAGGCAATAAATAGAATAAAAGAGGGCATGGTTGTAATTCTGGATACAGGAACAACCACACAGCAGATAGCAAGAAAGCTCAAAAGCTTTCAGCACATAACTGTGATAACCAATGGCATAAATATAGTTAATGAGCTCATAACAAATAACAGTATCAATTTATTTTTAGTTGGAGGCAAGGTGAAAAATTCTAACTTTTCGACAGTTGGACCAGAAGCCCAGAAAGCATTTTTGCAGTTTAGTGCTGATATAGCTTTTATAGGAACAAGTGGCATTTCTCTTGAAAAAGGTCTTACAACCTCTGATGTTTTTGAAGCAGAGGTAAAAAGGGCTATGATAGATAGCAGCAAAGAGGTCATAGTTGTTGCAGACAGCAGCAAGTTCAAGAAAAATGCCATGGTTTCGTTTGCAACCCTCAGCAAAGTGTCTGAAATTATCACAGCAGGCGAAATAAGTAGTGAGCTTGTGGAAAATTTCAGACAAAAGGGTGTGAAAATAACTGTAGTATAA
- a CDS encoding GntR family transcriptional regulator encodes MLKLVISQTSNKPIYEQIKDQIKKQIIEGSLKAGDSLPSIRVLAKELNVSVITTKRAYEELEKEGFIVTVPARGTFVAEIDREKISNIGTKEIEEDLRKVIKKAKLLGFDLDKLIEMIERLYKGDET; translated from the coding sequence GTGCTAAAGCTTGTGATTTCGCAAACATCAAACAAACCTATATATGAACAGATAAAAGATCAAATAAAGAAACAGATAATAGAAGGAAGTCTTAAGGCAGGAGATAGTCTTCCATCAATCAGAGTTTTAGCAAAAGAGCTAAATGTCAGTGTTATTACAACCAAAAGAGCATATGAAGAGCTTGAAAAGGAAGGATTTATTGTTACAGTGCCGGCAAGAGGGACGTTTGTTGCTGAGATTGATAGAGAAAAAATTTCTAACATAGGCACAAAAGAGATTGAAGAAGATTTGCGAAAGGTTATCAAAAAAGCAAAACTTCTTGGGTTTGACCTGGATAAGCTGATTGAGATGATTGAAAGACTTTATAAAGGAGATGAAACCTAA
- a CDS encoding nucleoside deaminase: protein MYIYNVMKTLIEYASRSNDIPVAAAVVKNGKIISIKRNDSKKAIYHAEILAIIDATSKLSTKDLRSCEMFVTKEPCPMCMSAIVLSKVKRLYFGARDFKMGAAESCFNLSQNPFLNHKVEVIGGICEDECRLLLKRFFEEKRR, encoded by the coding sequence ATGTATATATATAATGTGATGAAAACTCTGATAGAGTATGCAAGTCGTTCAAATGACATCCCAGTTGCCGCAGCTGTTGTAAAGAATGGTAAAATTATCAGCATCAAAAGAAATGACAGTAAAAAGGCTATTTACCACGCAGAGATTCTTGCCATAATTGACGCCACATCAAAGCTTTCTACAAAGGACTTAAGAAGCTGCGAGATGTTTGTGACAAAAGAGCCGTGCCCGATGTGTATGAGTGCAATAGTTTTGAGTAAAGTAAAAAGGCTTTACTTTGGTGCAAGGGATTTTAAGATGGGTGCTGCTGAGTCTTGCTTTAATCTTTCACAAAATCCTTTTTTAAATCATAAGGTAGAAGTGATAGGAGGAATATGTGAAGATGAATGCAGGCTTCTTTTAAAAAGGTTCTTTGAAGAAAAGCGAAGATAA
- a CDS encoding ABC transporter ATP-binding protein, translating to MVELIELTKDFGKVLAVDRLSFRIEKGEIFGILGENGAGKTTTLRMLATMLKPTSGTAIISGLDITKEPEKVRRKIGILFGSESGLYARLTARENIEYFGLLHDMKKDEIKKRIDELSESFGMQDYIDRPAGTFSKGMKQKVCFLRSIIHNPEVMLFDEPTNSLDVSSAKEVHDFIRLCKQEGRTIIFSSHSMSEVEKLCDRVAIIHKGKLVALGTIDEIKQRFSGHSFEDVFLRLVGEER from the coding sequence ATGGTAGAGCTGATTGAGCTTACCAAAGACTTTGGAAAGGTTTTGGCTGTTGACAGGCTGTCATTTAGAATTGAAAAAGGTGAGATTTTTGGAATTCTGGGTGAAAACGGTGCTGGCAAGACAACAACCCTCAGAATGCTTGCCACAATGCTAAAACCGACTTCTGGAACAGCCATCATCTCAGGGCTTGACATCACAAAAGAACCAGAAAAGGTGAGACGGAAAATTGGAATTCTTTTTGGAAGTGAGAGCGGACTTTATGCAAGGTTAACTGCCCGGGAGAACATTGAATATTTTGGGCTCTTGCACGACATGAAAAAGGATGAGATTAAAAAGAGGATTGATGAGCTATCTGAAAGCTTTGGAATGCAGGACTATATCGACAGACCTGCCGGAACATTTTCAAAAGGTATGAAGCAGAAGGTGTGCTTTTTAAGGTCAATAATTCACAATCCAGAAGTGATGCTCTTTGATGAGCCGACAAACTCTTTGGATGTGTCAAGCGCAAAAGAAGTACATGACTTTATAAGGCTTTGCAAGCAGGAAGGAAGAACAATCATATTTTCAAGCCATTCAATGAGCGAAGTTGAAAAGCTGTGTGACAGGGTTGCAATTATTCACAAAGGAAAGCTTGTGGCACTTGGAACAATTGATGAGATAAAGCAAAGGTTTTCTGGCCACAGCTTTGAAGATGTATTCTTAAGACTGGTAGGTGAGGAAAGATGA
- a CDS encoding pectinesterase family protein — MFSLKSYLPDATLSKYVKVSVKADENIFVKMSLNKELLIERFLREDEILDAVVKLNEGKNHLQIEGENLEGNKYVLNKSIRYLEKPFAIVDQNYAGCDKDVAGGIVFCKSLKSLTEILKKENSSYKAVFIRNGIYREKVNIDSSRVMLIGEDRNKTIVTYSLAAGLPAENGGILSTSNTATFTISGEDFVVENITFENGFDRNVPIEHRQAVAVKALADRLMFFNCAFKSTQDTLYADFGRQYYYRCYIEGDVDFIFGAATAVFEECVICSLDREDRKIKGYVTAASTKPDSQYGFLFIRCKLISNIREKECVYLGRPWHPSSDPNRWANVVFRECYLDEHIHTDGWCEMHGFCPENERFFEYKNFGPGSGKQNPKRPQLDEMEAEMYTREKVLGEWKVEI, encoded by the coding sequence GTGTTTTCTTTAAAGAGCTACCTTCCCGATGCTACTTTGTCCAAATATGTGAAGGTTTCGGTCAAGGCAGATGAAAATATTTTTGTGAAGATGTCGCTCAACAAAGAACTGCTAATAGAAAGATTTCTCAGAGAAGATGAGATTTTAGACGCGGTTGTTAAGCTGAATGAAGGAAAAAACCACTTGCAGATTGAAGGTGAAAATCTTGAAGGCAACAAGTATGTTTTGAATAAAAGTATAAGATATCTGGAAAAACCGTTTGCAATAGTTGACCAAAACTATGCGGGGTGTGACAAAGATGTTGCAGGTGGCATAGTTTTTTGCAAAAGTTTAAAAAGCTTGACCGAAATCCTTAAAAAAGAAAACTCTTCATATAAAGCTGTGTTTATAAGAAATGGAATTTATAGAGAAAAAGTAAATATTGATTCGTCAAGGGTAATGCTGATTGGTGAGGACAGAAACAAAACCATTGTGACTTATTCTTTGGCAGCAGGACTTCCCGCAGAAAATGGAGGGATTTTATCTACCTCAAACACTGCTACATTTACAATATCTGGAGAGGATTTTGTTGTTGAAAATATTACATTTGAAAATGGTTTTGATAGAAATGTTCCGATTGAGCACAGACAGGCTGTTGCAGTAAAGGCGTTGGCTGACAGGTTAATGTTTTTCAACTGCGCCTTTAAAAGTACTCAGGACACTCTTTATGCTGATTTTGGGAGACAGTATTATTATAGATGCTACATAGAGGGAGATGTAGATTTCATTTTTGGAGCAGCAACAGCTGTCTTCGAAGAATGTGTGATATGTTCTCTTGACAGGGAAGACAGAAAAATAAAAGGGTATGTTACAGCAGCAAGTACAAAACCAGATAGCCAGTATGGGTTCTTATTCATAAGATGCAAGCTTATATCCAATATAAGAGAAAAAGAGTGTGTCTACCTTGGAAGACCATGGCATCCATCTTCTGATCCTAACAGGTGGGCAAATGTTGTGTTCAGAGAATGTTATTTGGACGAACATATTCACACTGATGGCTGGTGTGAGATGCATGGCTTTTGCCCAGAAAATGAAAGATTTTTTGAGTATAAAAATTTTGGTCCAGGTAGCGGCAAACAAAATCCCAAAAGACCTCAACTTGATGAAATGGAAGCTGAGATGTATACAAGGGAAAAGGTTTTAGGAGAGTGGAAAGTAGAGATATAG
- the mglC gene encoding galactose/methyl galactoside ABC transporter permease MglC has protein sequence MTSAKRIKQIVSQNAIYFILLALIIVIAFISPDFLSWRCFRDILLQSSTRAIIALGMSLVLITGGVDLSAGRAVGLAAVVSASMLQTADYARRFFPELPQLPLIVPILIAMAITLLFGIVNGVAISRLNLPPFIATLGSMVIIYGANSLYFNLPPNNSQPIGGLRSDFTNLGTGYIGISGEYSIPYILIIALIVALVVWVLLNKTALGKSIYAVGGNVNAARVSGINVSKVLIFVYAFAGLLYGLAGVLEAARTGGATNNYGNMYELDAIAACVVGGVSTTGGIGTVPGVLAGVLIFGVINYGLTFIGVDPYWQLIIKGLIIGVAVALDIRKYLAKR, from the coding sequence ATGACATCAGCAAAGAGAATAAAGCAAATAGTTTCACAGAATGCAATTTATTTCATTTTACTTGCGCTTATAATTGTGATTGCATTTATCAGTCCAGATTTTCTGTCATGGAGATGTTTCAGAGACATACTTTTGCAGTCATCAACAAGAGCAATTATTGCACTTGGCATGAGCCTTGTTTTGATTACTGGCGGGGTTGATTTGTCAGCTGGAAGAGCTGTTGGACTTGCGGCAGTTGTTTCTGCTTCAATGCTTCAAACTGCTGACTATGCAAGAAGGTTTTTCCCTGAACTTCCTCAACTTCCGCTTATTGTTCCAATTTTGATAGCTATGGCTATAACATTATTATTCGGCATTGTTAACGGTGTTGCAATTTCTCGGTTAAATTTGCCGCCTTTTATAGCAACCTTAGGTTCAATGGTTATTATCTATGGTGCAAACTCACTGTATTTTAACCTTCCACCAAACAATTCACAGCCAATTGGTGGTTTGAGATCAGATTTTACTAACTTAGGAACGGGATATATTGGGATTTCGGGAGAGTATTCAATTCCATACATTTTGATAATTGCTCTAATTGTTGCTTTGGTAGTTTGGGTCTTGCTGAATAAAACAGCGCTTGGGAAGAGTATTTATGCAGTTGGTGGGAATGTCAATGCTGCGAGAGTTTCTGGTATAAATGTTTCTAAGGTTTTGATTTTTGTCTATGCTTTTGCAGGACTTTTATATGGGCTTGCGGGTGTTTTAGAGGCTGCAAGAACAGGTGGCGCTACAAATAATTACGGTAATATGTATGAGCTTGACGCTATTGCAGCTTGCGTTGTTGGTGGTGTTTCAACAACAGGCGGAATTGGAACTGTTCCAGGCGTGCTTGCCGGTGTTTTGATTTTTGGAGTTATAAATTATGGTCTTACATTCATTGGAGTTGACCCTTATTGGCAACTTATTATAAAAGGTCTTATTATCGGTGTTGCAGTTGCTCTTGATATAAGGAAGTATTTAGCAAAAAGATAG
- a CDS encoding ATP-binding protein — protein sequence MENKFLQLVFTSNLQLVKVAEKEILSFLTRETNISADELLEFKLIVNELLINAVVHGNKEDSSKSVKVKVGIVDRKLSYIVVEDEGEGFDIDRVFREYTPYDEKDEIEDLYEFGRGLMIVASLCEKVKQNQKGNKIVAVRRLKKEEDCYV from the coding sequence ATGGAGAACAAATTTTTACAGCTTGTGTTTACAAGTAATCTCCAGCTTGTCAAAGTAGCAGAAAAAGAGATACTATCATTTTTAACAAGGGAAACTAATATATCAGCAGATGAGCTTTTAGAATTCAAACTCATAGTAAATGAACTTTTAATAAATGCTGTTGTCCATGGCAATAAGGAAGACAGTTCAAAGTCTGTAAAAGTAAAGGTTGGAATAGTAGATAGAAAGCTTAGTTACATTGTTGTTGAGGATGAAGGAGAAGGGTTTGACATTGACAGAGTATTTAGAGAGTACACCCCATACGATGAAAAAGATGAGATAGAAGATTTATATGAGTTTGGTCGAGGACTTATGATAGTTGCATCACTTTGTGAGAAGGTCAAGCAGAACCAAAAAGGGAACAAGATTGTAGCTGTAAGAAGGCTCAAAAAAGAAGAAGATTGTTATGTTTGA
- a CDS encoding ABC transporter ATP-binding protein: protein MIALYVKNLTKTYKNFKLEVQELVLESGYIMALLGRNGAGKTTLIKCILDLVKKESGEVLIFEKPFNCDEVQIKQRLGVVLENPIVPGYLKPKEVKEIMKAFYKTWDDKLYKKLCDLFEIDQNKKIFQLSKGTVMKLSIALALAIRPDLLILDEPTSGLDPVARNQFVEILQEFVQSEEKAVFYSTHIVSDIENVADFVTIIDGGKIVFSSSRESIQDDYCIVKGAANEYDKIPKSAVLSLKKSSLSFEALCRKKDVKLFQDEFVVEKPSIEKFYVMLVRRDEEDEVLEVV from the coding sequence ATGATTGCCTTGTATGTTAAAAATCTTACAAAGACATATAAAAATTTTAAGCTTGAAGTTCAAGAGCTTGTTTTAGAAAGTGGCTATATAATGGCACTCTTGGGAAGAAACGGTGCTGGCAAGACAACTTTAATAAAGTGTATTCTTGACCTTGTCAAAAAAGAAAGTGGGGAAGTTTTAATCTTTGAAAAGCCTTTTAACTGTGACGAGGTACAAATCAAACAAAGGCTTGGGGTGGTTCTGGAAAATCCAATTGTGCCAGGGTATCTGAAACCGAAAGAGGTAAAAGAGATAATGAAGGCATTTTACAAAACATGGGATGATAAGCTTTACAAAAAACTTTGTGACCTTTTTGAAATTGACCAGAACAAAAAGATATTTCAGCTCTCAAAAGGAACTGTGATGAAACTGTCTATTGCTCTAGCTTTAGCTATAAGACCAGACCTTTTGATTTTGGATGAGCCAACATCAGGACTTGATCCTGTTGCAAGAAACCAGTTTGTTGAGATTTTGCAGGAGTTTGTTCAATCAGAAGAAAAAGCTGTCTTTTACTCAACACACATAGTGTCTGACATTGAAAATGTTGCTGATTTTGTAACAATTATTGATGGTGGCAAGATTGTGTTCAGCTCATCGCGTGAAAGTATTCAAGATGATTACTGCATAGTGAAGGGAGCTGCAAATGAGTATGACAAAATCCCGAAAAGTGCAGTTTTGTCTTTGAAGAAAAGCTCTCTTTCTTTTGAGGCACTGTGCCGCAAAAAAGATGTTAAACTTTTCCAAGATGAATTTGTGGTTGAAAAGCCATCCATTGAAAAGTTCTATGTTATGCTTGTGAGAAGGGATGAGGAGGATGAAGTACTGGAAGTTGTATAA
- a CDS encoding sugar phosphate isomerase/epimerase family protein → MNEPIKKYFKIGTIHFMSFPEVIGGEGPIEETLKIILEDDYFDAVEITWVKDPEVRKRVAKMLKDAHIAVAYGAQPTLLRTGQNPNDLDPEKRKQVINFLKERIDEAIELGAQGLGFLSRQYDEAKKEEAFEALVDTTLQLCDYAKSKGNFMIELEVFDFDIDKKSLIGPAELAAKFAERIKKEYDNFGLIVDLSHLPLTRETAEQALLPVKDYLTHVHIGNAVVKDPSHPAYGDKHPMFGIEGGENDVEEVIEFLRVLKEIGFMDPVKRPILSFEVTPMAGQDPKIVLASSKRVLNEAWARL, encoded by the coding sequence ATGAACGAGCCAATTAAAAAATATTTTAAGATAGGAACAATTCATTTCATGTCATTTCCAGAGGTAATTGGCGGCGAAGGTCCAATTGAAGAAACCTTAAAAATAATCTTGGAAGACGACTACTTTGATGCAGTAGAAATTACATGGGTAAAAGATCCAGAGGTAAGAAAAAGAGTAGCAAAGATGTTAAAGGATGCACATATAGCGGTTGCGTATGGTGCACAGCCAACTCTTCTTAGAACAGGGCAGAACCCCAACGATTTGGACCCAGAGAAAAGGAAACAGGTTATAAACTTTTTAAAAGAGAGGATTGACGAGGCGATTGAGCTTGGTGCCCAGGGGCTTGGATTTTTGTCAAGGCAATATGATGAAGCAAAGAAAGAAGAAGCATTTGAAGCTTTGGTTGATACAACTTTGCAGCTTTGCGACTATGCAAAGTCAAAAGGCAATTTCATGATTGAACTTGAGGTGTTTGACTTTGACATAGACAAAAAGAGCTTGATTGGACCTGCAGAGCTTGCGGCAAAATTTGCAGAGAGAATCAAAAAAGAATATGATAATTTTGGTTTGATTGTTGACCTTAGCCATCTGCCACTTACAAGAGAAACAGCAGAGCAAGCGCTCCTGCCAGTAAAAGATTATCTTACACATGTTCATATTGGGAATGCGGTTGTGAAAGACCCAAGCCACCCTGCATATGGTGACAAGCATCCGATGTTTGGAATAGAAGGCGGCGAAAATGACGTTGAAGAGGTTATTGAGTTTTTGAGAGTATTAAAAGAAATAGGATTTATGGACCCGGTAAAAAGACCAATTTTGAGTTTTGAAGTAACACCTATGGCAGGGCAAGACCCAAAGATTGTTCTTGCAAGCTCAAAGCGAGTATTAAATGAGGCATGGGCAAGATTATAA